One Bacillus sp. E(2018) genomic window, TGGACCACTTCGTGTGCCGTAGGGCAACCTGGACTGAGCTAACTGCGTTTGTACGCATAGGTTGACTATTCCAAAGAGAGGTGCGCGGCATTCTAATATATAAACAATAACTCACCCTTGTTTCAGGGGTGAGTTTTTTGTAATGTTTCAGTATAATATAGAAAGAATGAAGGGATATAAAAGGAGGCAAAGGGATGAGTTATCAAGCGCTCTACCGCGTATGGAGGCCACAGAGCTTTGAAGATATGGTCGGGCAGGAACACATTACAAAAACGATTCAAAATGCCTTGATGCAGGACAAGCTTTCCCATGCCTACCTGTTTTCAGGACCACGAGGAACGGGTAAAACAAGTGCGGCGAAGATTATTGCCAAAGCTGTTAACTGTGAACGGGCTCCAGTTTCTGAGCCATGTAATGAATGTGACGCTTGTAGAGGGATCACGAACGGCTCGATATCTGATGTACTTGAGATCGATGCCGCGTCTAATACAGGTGTGGATGATATAAGGGATATTCGGGACAAAGTAAAATTTGCGCCGTCCTCTGTTACGTACAAAGTCTATATCATAGATGAAGTACATATGCTTTCAACTGGTGCGTTTAACGCGTTGTTAAAAACGTTAGAAGAACCGCCAAGCCATGTTATTTTTATTCTGGCAACGACCGAGCCGCATAAAATTCCGGCAACAATCGTTTCCCGATGTCAGCGGTTCGATTTTAAGCGGATTTCTTCACAGTCTATCATCGGCAGAATGAGGCAGATCGTAGATGCTAACGGCACTGAAGTGGATGAAGAAGCTCTTCAACTGCTAGCAAGAGCAGCTGAAGGTGGAATGCGTGATGCTTTAAGTCTGCTCGACCAAGCGATCTCCTATAGTGATGATAAAGTAAGAGTTGAAGATGTTTTGTCGGTAACGGGCTCAGCCTCACAAAAACATCTTTCTGAGATGGCAGAAGCCTTTTTAGAAAAAGATGTTTCCAAAGCTCTTACATTATCGACGGAACTTTTACATGAAGGTAAAGATCCAGTCCGCTTTTTAGGAGATCTTATCTACTATTATAGAGACATGCTTCTATATAAAACGGCACCTCAATTAGAAGAGCTGTTAGAACGGGTCTCAACGGACGAAGATTTTGCACGATTAGCAGAGGCTACAGCTGCAGAAGACATCTATGCGATCATCGGTCAGTTGAATGCTGCACAACAAGAGATGAAATGGACGAACCATCCTAAGATTTTCTTAGAGACTACGTTCATCAAGATTTGTTACCAAAAGCAAGAAGGAATCTCGCCGCAAGCGGGGAATCCTTCTGTTGAACCGTTAATGCAAAGAATTGAGCAATTAGAACAAGAACTTAAGAAGATGAAAGAAAGCGGCTGGTCATCTAACGGATCATCATCCCAAACGGAAGCAGAAGCTCCAAGAGAGAAACGAGTGATACGAGGTCAAGGCGGAGCATCACAAACGCAAGTAAAAGAGATGCTCAAAAAAGCAAAAAAACCAAACCTTGTTCAGCTTAAAGGGATGTGGGGAGAGATCTTAGATAAGATCCGCTCTGAAAAAGTAAGTGCCTATGCCCTTCTTTCAGGAGCAGAGCCGGTAGCTTGTTCAGATCAAATCTTTTTGCTGGCATTTCAGCATGAAATCCACCGTCAAATGGCATCTCAAGAGAACAACAGAAGCTATGTTGAAAGCGCAGTTTATAGTACAATAGGAAAGAACCTGTCCATGCTATCCATATTGGATCCGGAATGGCAGAAACTAAAAGCTGATTTCATTAAAGAACAACAGCAAGGCCAGCCATCTTCTGAAGAAAAAGAAAAAACAGAAGACCCTCTCATCGCAGAGGCGATCAAATTAGTTGGCGATGATTTAATTGAGATAAAAGAAGAGGAAGAATAAAAGGAGGAATTGTACGATGATGAAAGGCAACATGAACAATATGATGAAACAAATGCAAAAAATGCAGCGTGACATGGCAAAAGCTCAAGAGGAACTAAAAGATAAAGTGATCGAAGGAACAGCTG contains:
- the dnaX gene encoding DNA polymerase III subunit gamma/tau, which gives rise to MSYQALYRVWRPQSFEDMVGQEHITKTIQNALMQDKLSHAYLFSGPRGTGKTSAAKIIAKAVNCERAPVSEPCNECDACRGITNGSISDVLEIDAASNTGVDDIRDIRDKVKFAPSSVTYKVYIIDEVHMLSTGAFNALLKTLEEPPSHVIFILATTEPHKIPATIVSRCQRFDFKRISSQSIIGRMRQIVDANGTEVDEEALQLLARAAEGGMRDALSLLDQAISYSDDKVRVEDVLSVTGSASQKHLSEMAEAFLEKDVSKALTLSTELLHEGKDPVRFLGDLIYYYRDMLLYKTAPQLEELLERVSTDEDFARLAEATAAEDIYAIIGQLNAAQQEMKWTNHPKIFLETTFIKICYQKQEGISPQAGNPSVEPLMQRIEQLEQELKKMKESGWSSNGSSSQTEAEAPREKRVIRGQGGASQTQVKEMLKKAKKPNLVQLKGMWGEILDKIRSEKVSAYALLSGAEPVACSDQIFLLAFQHEIHRQMASQENNRSYVESAVYSTIGKNLSMLSILDPEWQKLKADFIKEQQQGQPSSEEKEKTEDPLIAEAIKLVGDDLIEIKEEEE